ctccatccatgggattttccaggcaagagtactggagtggggtgccactgccttctcctaattCACCGTAAAATAAAATAACCTCCCACAACACCACAAAGCACCGTTCATCCATCACCTGTTATACCGTTATAGGCTTGGAAAACTTGATGTCTTGACCGGGTCAGGAGAGATAGTTACGAAGGTCTGTGCATGTGACTTTGGACCCGTGGGCGGAATTGGACCCCTGCCCCGCCCACACCGCCCCGCCCATCTCGCCCCACCCacagccccgccccaccccgcccacctGGGTGGTGCCGGAGGATGTCACTAGTGTGTTCCAGCACCTCGTAGTACTCCTCCTTCTTCAGCAGACACTGGCAGTAGTTCAGGATCAGGGTGTTGATCATCTTCTCCAGCTTCAGCCACTGCACCTCCCAGGGTTTCTCCTGTCCGGTGGAGAAAGCTCTGCTTCCTCCGCGCCCCGACCCTTCCCCACCACGGCCATGGCCAGCGCACCCCACTTCCCATCCCCACAGGCAGGCAGCCTCCCACCTTGGTCTGCAGGTTCCTCAGGCAGACGATGGCTTCCTGGTACTTGTTGGAGGCCTCCTCGTAGCGGCCCAGCTTGAAGAGCCGGTTTCCTTCGCCATGGAGGATGGGCACCGCCTGCATCTTCTCATGGTTATTCAGGTTCCAGGTCTCCCTCTGGTACTGGCTCGGGGCCTCGACCTGCTCCAAGAGCTGAAGGTCAGTGATGCAGGGACCCTGGGTGCCCACAGCCCAGTAGGGCAGGCCCTTTCCCCTGCAAGGGACCAGAGACAGTGGACCCAGAACATCTGGCTAAAGTCAGCTTTGCATTTTCCACAGTGAGGATTGGTGGGCAGAGCCATGCTTGCTGGCCAAACACAGGCAAACAGGGAAAGGAAGCAAGTGCCGCCTCCCCACCACCATGGCTTTACCCTAAATCAGAGCCTTGTGCAAAGTAAGAAAAGGTAATATGTCAACACACTTTACTGATAATATTCAGAAAATTGCCATGACACTCATTTTGTTAGAACAAGACACTTTATTGCCATCTACTGGGAAATTATCATTATAAAATCACAAATATATATTGTCTCTAATGAGCAGCTTAGAGGCGATGCTCTTGTGCAGCGCACAAGCTGTGCAACTGTTCAAGCAGACCCTGAAAAGGCCCCTTGTTGATGCaattctcttatttatttgtacTCACCCATGTAACCCTCAGGCTGAACCTCAACCTTGGCCATTAGCTGAGTCCTGCTCTGGCTTGATGCTCTCCCACCACCCCACAGACAGGGACCATCAGTCACACTGAGGTCCGAGGGAGACGGTATGGATGGTTCCATGCAGTTCTCCCGCTATTGGAAAACCAGATTGGAATCCACAAACCACAGGGACTGGGGCTGAGAATATAATTCTAAACTTTTGAGGGGAAAAGGAAGTAGATAaccaatagaaataaaatgcgtccaaaaagaaaaagaataacattttttaaatgggtctCAAAGGGGCTTTTCctttggaaaaggcaaaggatGTTTTTTTGGTGGAGTGGGAGGGTCCAATTCCAGTTCTCCCATGGTTTAGGAACCCTTTCTGATTTTCTAAATAGGATCTGGGTGATGTCCAGTGACCTGTGGGACTGGGTTCCCTTGATGCCCACTGGCTCCAGTTCTCTGATGCAGGGACCGTCCCTACCCCACCTCCCACACCCCAGGGTCACACCTGCAGCAACTCGATTATGAAGATCAGTGGCTGAGGCTCCTTCTGCAGCTCATCCAGATCCTCATAGCCCAGCGTGTGGTAAGCGAACATGTTGGCCAAGCCACACGTGTGCACGTGCCACTCCGTGGGGTCCTTACCCTCCGCCATCTGCCGCAGGCTCCGGGACAGGATGGGGTAGACCCCTGTGTGCTGTGGGGAAAGGTGGGCAGATGGTATCCAGCTGTCTGCTCAGAGCCAGCTGGGCCACAGAGAGCCCCACTCTGGGCCCCTCCCAGAGCAGGACCTctaccccccacacacacacttgtccCATGGCTGTTACTACTCATCTAATTACTGCAGCTACCTGTATGCAGAGTGCTCTACACCTGTTAGTACTTTTAATCCTTAAGATGACCCTATGAGAGGGGCACTATTATtctccctattttatagatggggaactAGAGCCCAGAGAGGGTAGgtgatttgttcaaggtcacacagctagcaaatgACAGAGTCAGGATGCAAACCCAGCCCCGGGGTCCATGCTGTAGCCACAATGCCAGGCTGCCTCTTGCCAGCCCTTGTGGTCGATTCTAATAGGTTTCTCTCCCAAGGAGACCCTGAGTCCATGGAGCCTGTGACTCACAGGGAGGGCAGTGTGGAAAGTAGTGGAAGGACCAGGGTTCCAAGTCCTTGAGGGCCAGGTTGGTGTCCTGATGGCACTGCTGATTGGCAGCGAGCCTGGATCACTGCATCCCCCTGAGTTCCTGCCCCCTGGGTTGCACCGGTCTGGTAGTGGGGCTGTTGCAGGGGTTAAATGAGATGGTGCTGAGGTAAGGCCAGTTCATCACAACCTCACCCAGCACAGGGACTGGGTGGCCACCCTCGGGGGGTGGAGATGGGCTAGGAAAATCAGCTGCTTGTCCTCAGTGAGCTAGGATGCCCCACAGACGAGCTCCAAGAACTGCTGTCCTGGGAACGGGTCCTCAGATGGCCCATCTCAACCTCCTGCACAGCAACTCCAGGAAAGAGACACCCCAAAAGTGAAGGGGCAGGAACGGTTCAGCTTGGTCTCCAAGTCACCAGTAAGAAGATGAAGGtcaccctgccccgcccccatcaGCCAGGATTAGCCCAGAGTAGCTTCGGCGTCATCATGAGCAAGATGACCAGATGGCAGTTAAGCCTGTTGAGATTAAGCCTGGATGAAGGGAGTGTGGGGCCCCCGGGGAACAGCTTGCTGCAGGGAGAGCTCACTCCTGGCCCACGCACACAGCCGCCAGCTCCCCAGAAAGTCAGCGGTTAGTGCCAACCCTGCAGCTGTG
This portion of the Bubalus bubalis isolate 160015118507 breed Murrah chromosome 3, NDDB_SH_1, whole genome shotgun sequence genome encodes:
- the AIPL1 gene encoding aryl-hydrocarbon-interacting protein-like 1 isoform X1 — its product is MDATLLLNVEGIKKTILHGGTGDLPNFITGTRVTFHFRTMKCDEERTVIDDSKQVGHPMHIIIGNMFKLEVWEILLTSMRVSEVAEFWCDTIHTGVYPILSRSLRQMAEGKDPTEWHVHTCGLANMFAYHTLGYEDLDELQKEPQPLIFIIELLQVEAPSQYQRETWNLNNHEKMQAVPILHGEGNRLFKLGRYEEASNKYQEAIVCLRNLQTKEKPWEVQWLKLEKMINTLILNYCQCLLKKEEYYEVLEHTSDILRHHPGIVKAYYVRARAHAEVWNEAEAKADLEKVLELEPSMRKAVQRELRLLENRLEEKREEERLRCRNMLG
- the AIPL1 gene encoding aryl-hydrocarbon-interacting protein-like 1 isoform X2, producing MDATLLLNVEGIKKTILHGGTGDLPNFITGTRVTFHFRTMKCDEERTVIDDSKQHTGVYPILSRSLRQMAEGKDPTEWHVHTCGLANMFAYHTLGYEDLDELQKEPQPLIFIIELLQVEAPSQYQRETWNLNNHEKMQAVPILHGEGNRLFKLGRYEEASNKYQEAIVCLRNLQTKEKPWEVQWLKLEKMINTLILNYCQCLLKKEEYYEVLEHTSDILRHHPGIVKAYYVRARAHAEVWNEAEAKADLEKVLELEPSMRKAVQRELRLLENRLEEKREEERLRCRNMLG